The region CTTATTTCAACAGCGCGAGCGCGGACGAGAGCGTCAGCGCCAGCAGAAACGCGCCGCCGCCGGTATCGACGACGACTTTCAGCCAGCGCACCGAAAAGCGGCGGGCGGTGAAGATGATAGCCCCGGCGCACATCAGCAGCCAGGTCGCCATCATGGCGACATGCACGCTGGCGAGCACCAGATAATGCGCAAAGGCCGGGCCGGCAAAGGCAGGCACCACGGTCAGCCAGAGCAGGATGGCCTTGATGTTAAACAGGTTCGCGAACAGCGCCTCTTTCATGCCCGCGCCGCGGATCTCCACGCTGCGCTGAGGGCGGCGCCAGGCCTGAATGCCGCTGACGATAAGCCGCAGCGCCAGCCAGAGCAGACAGAGCGTGCCCGCCAGCTGTAACGCTTTCATCGCCGGCGGGTAGCGTACCAGCAATTGCGTCACGCCAAGCCCCACCAGCGAGGCGTGAATGTAGATCCCGACCATCGTCCCGGTGATAACGCTGAACACGCCGGCAAGCCCCCGGTGAATCACATTGTTCATCGCAAGCGTAAAACTGGCGCCGGGAGAGAGCGCCACCGGCGCAATCGCCAGCACGAAACCTGAAATATCCACACGTCCGCCTCTGTTCACATCCGCCGTTACTTAACCACAATCGCGGCGCGCGCGATATTCACCAGAAATTGCGGTCCATTACCTTCCTTTACGTTGCGTTTTGTCAGGTGCGCCATACTCAAAGATGGAACCCGGTTGGTCATACAAGGAAAACCCATGCGTAAATTTATTGGCTTTGACGTAGGCGGCACCCATATCAAACACGGCCTGATAACCGAAGAGGGCGAAGAACTTTCCAGCGACGAATATGACACCCACTACGATCCCGAAGCCTTTAAAAACGCCTGGCGCAATGTGGTTGAGCATTATCAGCAGCAGGAGGAGATTGCGGGCATCGGCGTCAGTTTTCCCGGCTATATCAACCCCGGCACCGGCCATGTGCCGAAAGCGGGCGCGCTCGATTTTCTCGACG is a window of Cronobacter muytjensii ATCC 51329 DNA encoding:
- a CDS encoding LysE family translocator, which encodes MDISGFVLAIAPVALSPGASFTLAMNNVIHRGLAGVFSVITGTMVGIYIHASLVGLGVTQLLVRYPPAMKALQLAGTLCLLWLALRLIVSGIQAWRRPQRSVEIRGAGMKEALFANLFNIKAILLWLTVVPAFAGPAFAHYLVLASVHVAMMATWLLMCAGAIIFTARRFSVRWLKVVVDTGGGAFLLALTLSSALALLK